A genome region from Corallococcus exiguus includes the following:
- a CDS encoding MFS transporter: MKGTFHSLRGYNYRTWAAGALVSNVGTWMQRTAQDWLVLTQLTHNNATAVGVVMALQFAPPLLFLPLTGFAADHFDRRKLLFATQAALGALALGLGLLTLSGHIRLWHVNVFAFLLGCVTAFDAPARQTFVSELVGEEDLANAVALNSTSFHAARMLGPAIAGLLISAVGSGWMFVLNAASFGAVLCSLSLLRVNELHVRDRALHTRGGLLEGFVYVGKRPDLVAVLTMFFLIGTFGLNFPIFISTMAVRVFGQGASGYGLLTSIMAIGSVTGALLSARRAQPRIGLLVTGAAVFGAGLTLAALMPVYALFAVTLVVIGVSAQTFTTTANSLVQLSTDPSMRGRVLAILLAIALGGTPLGAPIVGWVADTFGPRQALGVGAAAGFVAALIGLRYRAKAAATSSPG, encoded by the coding sequence ATGAAGGGCACCTTCCATTCGCTGCGCGGCTACAACTACCGGACGTGGGCAGCCGGGGCGCTCGTGTCCAACGTGGGCACGTGGATGCAGCGCACCGCCCAGGACTGGCTCGTCCTCACGCAGCTCACCCACAACAACGCCACGGCCGTGGGCGTGGTCATGGCGCTCCAGTTCGCGCCGCCGCTGTTGTTCCTTCCCCTGACGGGCTTCGCGGCGGATCACTTCGACCGGCGCAAGCTCCTGTTCGCCACGCAGGCGGCCCTGGGCGCGCTGGCGCTGGGCCTGGGGCTGCTCACGCTCTCCGGACACATCCGGCTGTGGCACGTGAACGTGTTCGCGTTCCTCCTGGGGTGCGTCACCGCGTTCGATGCCCCCGCGCGCCAGACGTTCGTATCGGAGCTGGTGGGCGAGGAGGACCTCGCCAACGCCGTGGCGCTCAACTCCACCTCGTTCCACGCCGCGCGCATGCTCGGTCCTGCCATCGCGGGGCTGCTCATCTCCGCAGTGGGCTCCGGGTGGATGTTCGTCCTCAACGCGGCCTCGTTCGGCGCGGTGCTCTGCTCGCTGAGCCTGCTTCGCGTGAATGAGTTGCACGTGAGGGACCGGGCGCTCCACACACGAGGGGGCCTGCTGGAAGGCTTCGTCTACGTCGGGAAGCGGCCCGACTTGGTGGCGGTGCTGACCATGTTCTTCCTGATTGGCACCTTCGGCCTCAACTTCCCCATCTTCATCTCCACCATGGCCGTGCGCGTCTTCGGTCAGGGCGCCAGCGGCTACGGGCTCCTCACGTCCATCATGGCCATCGGCTCAGTGACGGGCGCGCTGCTCTCCGCCCGGCGCGCGCAGCCTCGCATCGGACTGCTGGTGACGGGGGCCGCGGTCTTCGGAGCGGGGCTCACGCTCGCGGCGCTGATGCCCGTCTACGCCCTCTTCGCCGTCACGCTCGTCGTCATTGGCGTGTCCGCGCAGACCTTCACCACCACCGCGAACAGCCTGGTGCAGCTGTCCACCGACCCGTCCATGCGCGGGCGCGTGCTCGCCATCCTCCTGGCCATCGCGCTGGGCGGCACGCCGCTGGGGGCCCCCATCGTCGGGTGGGTCGCGGACACGTTCGGTCCCCGCCAGGCGTTGGGCGTGGGCGCCGCTGCGGGCTTCGTCGCGGCGCTCATCGGACTGCGCTACCGCGCGAAGGCGGCGGCTACTTCTTCTCCAGGATGA
- a CDS encoding FmdE family protein encodes MTLRRHFLLTVTLGLTLGCAGAKPTATLSAEPGALERVALVHGGAGPWAVAGYRMGDYALQQLSLPRGSFKLEVVHHSPAKVQYTCVADGAAAATGASLGKLNLSLETTPSPEDVATTFRNRDTGQSLTLRPSASFVQRFRDVPREKLGEAGRAVLTLPDAEVFETVTP; translated from the coding sequence ATGACCCTGCGCCGCCACTTTCTGCTCACCGTCACGCTGGGCCTCACCCTGGGCTGCGCGGGCGCGAAGCCCACTGCGACCCTGTCCGCCGAACCGGGTGCATTGGAGCGGGTGGCGCTGGTGCATGGTGGTGCGGGGCCGTGGGCGGTCGCGGGCTACCGGATGGGCGATTACGCGCTCCAGCAGCTGAGCCTGCCCCGGGGCAGCTTCAAGCTGGAGGTCGTCCATCACAGCCCGGCGAAGGTCCAATACACCTGCGTCGCGGACGGCGCGGCGGCGGCCACCGGCGCCAGCCTGGGCAAGCTCAACCTGTCGCTGGAGACCACACCCTCGCCGGAGGATGTCGCGACCACGTTCCGCAACCGCGACACCGGCCAGTCCCTTACGCTCCGCCCGTCCGCCAGCTTCGTGCAGCGCTTCCGGGACGTCCCGCGCGAGAAGCTGGGCGAAGCGGGCCGGGCCGTCCTCACCCTGCCAGACGCCGAAGTCTTCGAGACCGTCACGCCCTGA
- a CDS encoding SAM-dependent methyltransferase: MDVNELARVPGVNPQVPDAARIYDYTLGGSHNFDADRQAAEYMFSLLPSTRKWVRMLRACLQGAAKRLSAEGFTHWVDFASGLPTNDHVHGVLPPDVKVLYSDINPLTMAQARVLLGNEPRVRYLECDIRQAKSFLERPDVRDFLGGERKVALGANGITVFLKAEENQRFFRDLYDWAAPGSRLFTTFETKDPAKTTPQWEQFVGMFQKMGESFELFSLPEYLELCKPWTPGPGGVQTVSRFLGLPDDYITEEDRQGVGIEFYAVILEKK, translated from the coding sequence ATGGATGTGAACGAGCTGGCCCGCGTGCCGGGCGTGAATCCCCAGGTTCCCGACGCGGCACGCATCTACGACTACACGCTGGGCGGCAGTCACAACTTCGACGCGGACCGGCAGGCGGCGGAGTACATGTTTTCGCTGCTGCCCTCCACGCGGAAGTGGGTGCGGATGCTGCGCGCATGCCTCCAGGGCGCGGCGAAGCGGCTGTCCGCGGAGGGCTTCACGCACTGGGTGGACTTCGCGTCCGGCCTGCCCACCAACGACCATGTGCACGGCGTGCTGCCGCCGGACGTGAAGGTGCTGTACTCGGACATCAATCCGCTGACGATGGCGCAGGCGCGCGTGCTGTTGGGGAACGAGCCGCGCGTGCGCTACCTGGAGTGCGACATCCGCCAGGCGAAGTCCTTCCTGGAGCGCCCGGACGTGCGCGACTTCCTGGGCGGCGAGCGCAAGGTGGCCCTGGGCGCCAACGGCATCACCGTGTTCCTCAAGGCGGAGGAGAACCAGAGGTTCTTCCGAGACCTCTACGACTGGGCCGCGCCGGGCTCCCGGCTCTTCACCACGTTCGAGACGAAGGACCCCGCGAAGACGACGCCCCAGTGGGAGCAGTTCGTGGGCATGTTCCAGAAGATGGGGGAGAGCTTCGAGCTGTTCTCCCTGCCGGAGTACCTGGAGCTGTGCAAGCCGTGGACGCCGGGCCCCGGTGGCGTGCAGACCGTGAGCCGATTCCTGGGATTGCCGGACGACTACATCACCGAGGAGGACCGGCAGGGCGTGGGCATCGAGTTCTACGCCGTCATCCTGGAGAAGAAGTAG
- a CDS encoding DUF2378 family protein: MATAEKLVFPTIVEGLFVRGLSGKVPFSLKEQLRKEGLDLDRPLQPAYSLDTWTRCVALTAKTLHPEQPDPVAWRMLGERMIDGYRDTMVGRALLGVLRLIGPKRMLLRTQHSFRTGNNYTEVRITERGEREADLWLNEPGLLRYFKQGVMLATVRAASGPATQVDVVQFDDDSVTYRVSWGAPGA, from the coding sequence ATGGCCACCGCCGAGAAACTCGTATTCCCGACCATCGTCGAAGGACTCTTCGTCCGGGGACTTTCCGGGAAGGTGCCCTTCTCCCTCAAGGAGCAGCTGCGCAAGGAGGGCCTGGACCTGGACCGGCCCCTGCAGCCCGCGTACTCGCTGGACACGTGGACACGCTGCGTGGCGCTAACGGCGAAGACGCTGCACCCGGAGCAGCCGGATCCGGTGGCGTGGCGGATGCTCGGCGAGCGGATGATCGACGGCTACCGCGACACGATGGTGGGCCGGGCGCTCTTGGGCGTGCTGCGGCTCATCGGGCCCAAGCGGATGCTCCTGCGCACGCAGCACAGCTTCCGCACCGGCAACAACTACACCGAGGTGCGCATCACCGAGCGTGGCGAGCGCGAGGCGGACCTGTGGCTCAACGAGCCCGGCCTGCTGCGCTACTTCAAGCAGGGCGTGATGCTGGCCACGGTGCGCGCCGCCAGCGGCCCGGCCACGCAGGTGGACGTGGTCCAGTTCGACGACGACAGCGTCACGTACCGCGTGTCCTGGGGCGCTCCGGGCGCCTGA
- a CDS encoding TetR/AcrR family transcriptional regulator, whose product MARTRSFDETEAVRAALGVFWSRGYEATSLSDLEAATGLNRSSLYQTFDSKRGLFARTIALYLQEVIGPRLGVFAKDAPGLEQVTEYFESLAATMATAPPALTRRGCLLVNTATELGPHDAEAKQAVEDYRALLRGHLTRALEGAARAGVLPRKTVARRVELLLGAVIGVLVTARVDPAAAAKLAQATASEVAGWAG is encoded by the coding sequence GTGGCGCGGACGCGGTCGTTCGACGAGACAGAGGCGGTGCGGGCGGCGTTGGGAGTGTTCTGGTCGCGCGGCTACGAGGCGACGTCGCTGTCGGACCTGGAGGCCGCGACGGGGCTGAACCGCTCCAGCCTGTACCAGACGTTCGACAGCAAGCGCGGGCTGTTCGCGCGGACCATCGCGCTGTACCTCCAGGAGGTCATCGGGCCCCGGCTGGGTGTCTTCGCGAAGGACGCGCCGGGGCTCGAGCAGGTGACGGAGTACTTCGAGTCGCTCGCGGCGACCATGGCCACCGCGCCGCCAGCGCTGACCCGGCGGGGCTGCCTGCTGGTGAACACGGCCACGGAGCTGGGCCCGCATGACGCGGAGGCAAAGCAGGCCGTGGAGGACTACCGGGCGCTCCTGCGAGGCCACCTGACGCGGGCCCTGGAGGGCGCGGCCCGGGCGGGCGTGTTGCCGCGCAAGACGGTGGCGCGCCGGGTGGAGCTGCTCCTGGGCGCGGTCATCGGGGTGCTCGTCACGGCGCGCGTGGACCCGGCGGCCGCGGCGAAGCTGGCCCAGGCGACGGCGAGCGAGGTGGCGGGCTGGGCGGGGTAG
- a CDS encoding sigma-70 family RNA polymerase sigma factor, protein MASGLGAEELRELYERFAPVVHRRALALLGRDADAWDIVQEVFERMLTAGARFRREARPMTYVYRVTTNLCLNALRSRQLREPVLLEAPEAAALTPSQWEAADFIRHLVGRMGERELEVATLHFFDGLTQEEIAGMLDVSRKTIVRDLDSIRKKAAELGRLPEALEAERG, encoded by the coding sequence ATGGCGAGCGGGCTCGGTGCGGAGGAGCTCAGGGAGCTCTACGAGCGCTTCGCGCCCGTGGTGCACCGTCGCGCGCTCGCGCTGCTGGGACGCGATGCCGATGCCTGGGACATCGTCCAGGAGGTCTTCGAGCGCATGTTGACGGCTGGCGCGCGGTTCCGACGGGAGGCCCGTCCCATGACGTACGTGTACCGCGTCACCACCAACCTGTGTCTCAACGCGCTGCGCTCGCGTCAGCTGCGGGAGCCGGTGCTCCTGGAGGCGCCGGAGGCCGCGGCGCTCACGCCCAGCCAGTGGGAGGCCGCGGACTTCATCCGGCACCTCGTGGGGCGGATGGGCGAGCGCGAGCTGGAAGTGGCCACGCTGCACTTCTTCGACGGGCTGACCCAGGAGGAGATCGCCGGGATGCTGGACGTGTCGCGAAAGACCATCGTCCGCGACCTGGACTCCATCCGGAAGAAGGCGGCGGAGCTGGGGCGGCTGCCGGAAGCGTTGGAGGCGGAGCGTGGCTGA
- a CDS encoding ATP adenylyltransferase family protein, translated as MNATPLTPAALWPRTLDVTRHALETGALQPIATEARTVPVAGTEFQVRVLGRVALKERKRPAPSGSEPFNPFANPEPDLVLGDVAPAHVCLLNKFNVVEHHLLLVTRAFESQDALLTPADFDALSTCLEGLDGLAFYNAGETAGASQRHKHLQLVPPLGPDRLRAPVEALFPVLPGPGRVVAAESLPFAHLLAGLGPWGAPGQGARMLAAYRLLRDALGLAEHAPYNLLVTRDWMLLVPRSRAEHLGVNVNALGFAGSLLVRTPEQFDAVAALGPLELLRQVAGVTP; from the coding sequence GTGAACGCCACACCGCTGACGCCCGCCGCCCTGTGGCCCCGCACGCTGGACGTCACCCGCCACGCGTTGGAGACCGGGGCGCTCCAGCCCATCGCCACGGAAGCGCGCACGGTGCCGGTCGCGGGCACGGAGTTCCAGGTGCGCGTGCTGGGGCGGGTGGCGCTCAAGGAGCGCAAGCGTCCGGCGCCGTCTGGCTCGGAGCCGTTCAACCCGTTCGCGAACCCGGAGCCGGACCTGGTGCTGGGGGACGTGGCGCCCGCGCACGTGTGCCTGCTCAACAAGTTCAACGTCGTGGAGCACCACCTGCTGCTGGTGACGCGGGCCTTCGAGTCGCAGGACGCGCTGCTGACGCCCGCGGACTTCGACGCGCTCTCCACGTGCCTGGAGGGGCTGGACGGGCTGGCCTTCTACAACGCGGGGGAGACGGCCGGCGCCAGCCAGCGCCACAAGCACCTGCAGCTGGTGCCGCCGCTGGGGCCAGACCGCCTGCGCGCGCCCGTGGAGGCGCTCTTCCCCGTGCTGCCGGGGCCGGGCCGCGTGGTGGCCGCGGAGTCGCTGCCGTTCGCGCACCTGCTGGCGGGCCTGGGGCCGTGGGGCGCGCCGGGGCAGGGCGCGCGGATGCTGGCGGCGTACCGGCTCCTGCGGGACGCGCTGGGCCTTGCGGAACACGCGCCGTACAACCTGCTCGTCACCCGGGACTGGATGCTGCTCGTGCCTCGGAGCCGCGCGGAGCACCTGGGCGTCAACGTCAACGCGCTGGGCTTCGCGGGGTCGCTGCTGGTGCGCACGCCCGAGCAGTTCGACGCAGTCGCCGCGCTGGGGCCGCTGGAATTGCTGCGCCAGGTCGCGGGCGTGACTCCGTAG
- a CDS encoding caspase family protein gives MSRAVGLGVRVFAVLLTVLGPLRSTAEEVPRRWALVVGENQGLANEERLRFAETDAQRMREVLQEVGTVSPERTMTLLGTDAAKLREALALFRARLAVEASPRDWLLLYVSSHAGDGSLHLRGTELPMRELVDFLKGAPVGVGLLILDSCRSGVATRLKGLKPVAAPITMEASDLEGRVVISASGADEYAQESDALQGSFFTHHLAVGLRGAADASRDGRVTLEEAYRYAYARTLESTLVSPGGMQRPTFRMDLSGRGELILSEPQRARGRLTLDVKAPGRWLVMASESGALVAELEKGEGPTTLAVAPGAYRLLLRAEDGYLERSVRVPLDGTVSVGGEPLEQAARMRLARKGGAGSALLVAVGPSLTSGIVSGLSSLAGLDVRLVREGRLFSGVDTSGLGLAVRRGTGSRVSFQQTELELRLGAGPHWKLGAWTFSGALEAGALAVFQSRIPDEDARFGLEPLGLVTGGVRLDVRSRLSMLLSASAGGVMAKRDSGTALVPRASASLMVGYAL, from the coding sequence GTGAGCCGCGCGGTGGGCCTGGGCGTTCGGGTGTTCGCGGTGCTGCTCACGGTGCTGGGCCCGCTCCGAAGCACCGCCGAGGAGGTGCCTCGCCGCTGGGCGCTGGTCGTGGGAGAGAACCAGGGCCTGGCCAACGAGGAGCGGCTGCGCTTCGCGGAGACGGACGCGCAGCGGATGCGCGAGGTGCTCCAGGAAGTGGGCACCGTGTCGCCAGAGCGCACGATGACGCTGCTGGGCACGGATGCCGCGAAGCTGCGCGAAGCCCTGGCGCTCTTCCGGGCGCGGCTGGCCGTGGAAGCCTCGCCGAGGGATTGGCTCCTGCTCTACGTGTCGTCGCACGCGGGAGATGGCAGCCTGCACCTGCGCGGCACCGAGCTGCCGATGCGCGAGCTGGTGGACTTCCTCAAGGGTGCGCCGGTGGGCGTGGGGTTGCTCATCCTGGACTCGTGCCGCTCCGGTGTCGCCACGCGATTGAAGGGCCTGAAGCCTGTGGCGGCGCCCATTACGATGGAGGCCTCGGACCTGGAGGGCCGGGTCGTCATCAGCGCGTCTGGCGCGGATGAGTACGCGCAGGAGTCGGACGCGTTGCAGGGCTCCTTCTTCACGCACCACCTGGCGGTGGGCCTGCGCGGAGCGGCCGATGCTTCGCGAGATGGTCGCGTCACGCTGGAGGAGGCCTACCGCTACGCCTACGCGAGGACGCTGGAATCCACGCTCGTCTCACCGGGAGGCATGCAACGCCCCACGTTCCGCATGGACCTGAGCGGCCGCGGAGAGTTGATCCTCTCCGAGCCCCAGCGCGCGCGAGGCCGGCTGACGCTCGACGTGAAGGCCCCGGGCCGCTGGCTGGTCATGGCATCGGAGAGTGGCGCGCTGGTGGCGGAGCTGGAGAAGGGCGAGGGCCCCACGACGCTGGCCGTGGCGCCCGGCGCCTACCGGCTGCTGCTGCGAGCAGAGGACGGATACCTGGAGCGGTCGGTGAGGGTGCCGCTCGACGGAACCGTGTCGGTGGGTGGCGAGCCCCTGGAGCAGGCCGCGAGGATGAGGCTCGCGCGAAAGGGTGGCGCGGGGTCGGCGCTGCTGGTCGCGGTAGGGCCATCGCTGACGTCGGGCATCGTGTCGGGCCTGTCGTCGCTCGCGGGCCTGGACGTGCGCCTGGTGCGCGAAGGGCGGCTGTTCTCCGGTGTGGACACATCCGGCCTGGGGCTCGCGGTGCGGAGGGGGACGGGCAGCAGGGTGTCCTTTCAGCAGACGGAGCTGGAGTTGAGGCTGGGCGCGGGGCCGCACTGGAAGCTCGGAGCCTGGACGTTCAGCGGCGCGCTGGAGGCCGGGGCACTGGCCGTCTTCCAGTCGCGCATCCCGGACGAAGATGCGCGCTTCGGGCTGGAGCCGCTGGGGCTCGTCACCGGGGGCGTGCGGCTGGACGTGCGAAGCCGCCTGTCGATGCTGCTGAGCGCCTCCGCCGGAGGCGTCATGGCGAAGCGGGACTCAGGCACGGCGCTGGTGCCCAGGGCCTCCGCGTCACTGATGGTCGGCTACGCGCTCTGA
- the dbpA gene encoding ATP-dependent RNA helicase DbpA, protein MEFSALSLSPPLLQVLEELEFKTATPIQAQSIPVLLQGKDLVGQARTGSGKTAAFALPILQKVKLTQDRRLQALVLCPTRELCAQVAGEIRRLARRMPGVQVLALAGGQPIRPQVEALEKGAHIGVGTPGRIIDLLDREVLDTRHLATVVLDEADRMLDMGFREDMERVLGATPSKRQTVLFSATFPDDIEKLSRAFQKDPVRVSLAQEEAAPDIQQVGYACTPEEKQTLLLRLLRQHQPASAIVFCNFKAVVVELTRALVQAGVSADGLQGDLEQFDRDRVMAKFRNHSTRVLVATDVAGRGIDVEALDAVVNYELPQQPEAYVHRIGRTGRAGRRGLALSLVTRSDSRKVEDIEGTTGVKLEKGDVDALVPENVPGVSLISGWETLSISAGRKDKMRPGDILGALTGEAGGLKAEDVGKIEIHDHHAFVAVSKRVVKVAFQRLSEGRIKGRKHRIERVR, encoded by the coding sequence ATGGAATTCTCCGCGCTCTCGCTGTCGCCCCCGCTGCTCCAGGTGCTGGAGGAGCTGGAGTTCAAGACCGCCACCCCCATCCAGGCACAGAGCATCCCGGTGCTGTTGCAGGGAAAGGACCTGGTGGGCCAGGCGCGCACGGGCAGCGGGAAGACGGCGGCGTTCGCGCTGCCCATCCTGCAGAAGGTGAAGCTCACGCAGGACCGGCGGCTCCAGGCGCTGGTGCTCTGCCCCACGCGCGAGCTGTGCGCGCAGGTGGCGGGAGAGATTCGCAGGCTCGCGCGACGCATGCCGGGGGTGCAGGTGCTGGCGCTCGCGGGCGGGCAGCCCATCCGGCCGCAGGTGGAGGCGCTGGAGAAGGGCGCGCACATCGGCGTGGGGACACCCGGGCGCATCATTGACCTGCTGGACCGCGAGGTGCTGGACACACGGCACCTGGCCACGGTGGTGCTGGATGAAGCGGACCGGATGCTGGACATGGGCTTCCGGGAGGACATGGAGCGGGTGCTCGGCGCGACGCCCTCGAAGCGGCAGACGGTGCTCTTCTCCGCGACGTTCCCGGACGACATCGAGAAGCTGAGCCGCGCGTTCCAGAAGGACCCCGTGCGGGTGTCGCTGGCGCAGGAGGAGGCCGCGCCGGACATCCAGCAGGTGGGGTACGCGTGCACGCCGGAGGAGAAGCAGACGTTGCTGTTGCGGCTCCTTCGCCAGCACCAGCCGGCCTCCGCCATCGTGTTCTGCAACTTCAAGGCGGTGGTGGTGGAGTTGACGCGAGCGCTGGTGCAGGCGGGCGTGAGCGCGGACGGATTGCAGGGCGACCTGGAGCAGTTCGACCGGGACCGGGTGATGGCGAAGTTCCGCAATCACAGTACGCGCGTGCTGGTGGCCACGGACGTGGCGGGCCGGGGCATCGACGTGGAGGCGCTGGACGCGGTGGTGAACTACGAATTGCCGCAGCAGCCGGAGGCGTACGTGCATCGCATCGGCCGCACGGGGCGCGCGGGCCGTCGCGGGCTGGCGCTGTCGTTGGTGACGCGCTCGGACAGCCGCAAGGTGGAGGACATCGAAGGTACGACGGGCGTGAAGCTGGAGAAGGGGGACGTGGACGCGCTGGTGCCGGAGAACGTGCCGGGCGTGTCGCTCATCTCCGGCTGGGAGACGCTGTCCATCTCCGCGGGGCGCAAGGACAAGATGCGGCCCGGAGACATCCTGGGCGCGCTCACGGGCGAGGCGGGCGGGTTGAAGGCGGAGGACGTGGGCAAGATTGAAATCCACGACCATCACGCCTTCGTCGCCGTCTCCAAGCGCGTGGTGAAGGTCGCGTTCCAGCGGCTGAGCGAAGGCCGCATCAAGGGCCGCAAGCACCGCATCGAACGCGTGCGGTGA
- a CDS encoding DUF1304 domain-containing protein — MSPLAQVFAVIAALIHVLFFVMESIVFSQPKVWKRFGLKSQADADVVKPMALNQGFYNLFLAVGVLAGVALVHSGAVASGVAAVVFGCGCMLAAAVVLVSSNRKFLLASLVQGALPALAISIVVF, encoded by the coding sequence ATGTCGCCACTGGCACAGGTCTTCGCGGTCATCGCCGCGCTCATCCACGTGTTGTTCTTCGTGATGGAGAGCATCGTCTTCTCGCAGCCGAAGGTGTGGAAGCGCTTCGGGCTGAAGTCGCAGGCGGACGCGGACGTGGTGAAGCCGATGGCGCTCAACCAGGGTTTCTACAACCTGTTCCTCGCCGTGGGCGTGCTGGCGGGCGTGGCGCTGGTGCACTCGGGCGCGGTGGCGTCGGGCGTGGCGGCGGTGGTGTTCGGCTGCGGGTGCATGCTGGCGGCGGCGGTGGTGCTGGTGAGCAGCAACCGGAAGTTCCTCCTGGCCAGCCTCGTCCAGGGCGCGCTGCCGGCGCTGGCCATCTCGATCGTCGTCTTCTGA